Proteins encoded in a region of the Deinococcus hopiensis KR-140 genome:
- a CDS encoding carboxypeptidase-like regulatory domain-containing protein, whose translation MSRHFRTFSLVLSVLSLSALGLSAPAKLTPNTVSGRVVDERGKPVVGVKIIIAPAMFRGTIFTSTDAQGRYQSTELNPATNPYYVTAYKEVKYHDQRYCLRMAGDPEPYQDALNAKAGAVRNFVWRIHGESDMPSSTYGGDTWGGTLAFERVYTDDAHVIDRDATVEVTLVPDGPLIDGSKGTAIARTLPVSKGLGDIPVGYYKVSASLKNADGTKTPLQVGQGSQKEQLGKTTMLLFRGFDSCGHSGTLRQTPIWLARP comes from the coding sequence ATGTCACGACACTTCAGAACCTTCTCCCTCGTCCTGTCCGTCCTGTCCCTCTCGGCGCTGGGCCTGAGCGCGCCTGCCAAACTCACGCCCAACACGGTGAGCGGCCGTGTGGTCGACGAGCGCGGCAAACCCGTGGTGGGCGTCAAGATCATCATCGCGCCTGCCATGTTCAGGGGGACGATCTTCACAAGCACGGACGCGCAGGGACGCTACCAGTCCACTGAACTCAATCCGGCCACCAACCCGTATTACGTGACGGCCTACAAGGAAGTGAAGTACCACGACCAGCGGTACTGCCTGCGTATGGCTGGCGACCCCGAACCATACCAGGACGCTCTGAACGCCAAAGCGGGCGCGGTGCGCAACTTCGTGTGGAGAATCCACGGCGAGTCGGACATGCCCTCGTCGACTTACGGGGGGGATACCTGGGGCGGAACCCTCGCCTTCGAACGCGTCTACACCGACGATGCTCACGTCATCGACCGGGACGCAACCGTTGAGGTCACGCTGGTGCCCGATGGACCTCTTATCGACGGCAGCAAGGGAACGGCCATCGCGCGCACCCTTCCGGTGTCCAAGGGCCTGGGTGATATTCCCGTTGGGTATTACAAGGTGTCCGCGTCCCTGAAGAACGCGGACGGCACGAAAACGCCGCTTCAGGTCGGGCAGGGCAGCCAGAAAGAGCAGCTGGGCAAGACGACGATGCTCCTTTTCCGGGGCTTTGACTCCTGCGGGCACAGCGGCACGCTCAGGCAGACGCCAATCTGGCTGGCAAGGCCGTGA